The Arachis ipaensis cultivar K30076 chromosome B05, Araip1.1, whole genome shotgun sequence nucleotide sequence GTCCGGCTTAAACGAGAAATTGCTTCATGAGATGAGTGAAACTAGCCTATATCTCCTTCATTACTTTCAtatcaaatatcaaatttcaaTTAGATTTGTGGGTATTCTATACATCCATCAGCTGGTAAAATATTCCATGTCTCATTTGATGAAAGTTTCACATGCTCAGAACATGGGAAAACAAAAATCTGACAGAAAACATGAGCCAAGTACCCAAGATATTTTGCAGCATCTGAGACGGAACCCTCAACTGCAAAAATGAGATCCAATAGAGCTTGCATTCCCTGTTGGAAAGGACACAATCAGTTTTTAAATTCTGTAAAATGCCTGGAGATAATGAAGAACAGAATGAAAAGCAAAAGACATTGGCACAAGGAGCAGAGATAAACATACCAGCAAAAACTTGGGGTTATTGGGTCCAATTTGTGGACCACAATCTGAACCTCTAATGGATGACTTGGGAGGAAGTATCTGAAGAAGCTCCCTTGGTGGCGAATAAGCTTCAAGATCCACTGTCTTCCTAACTAGCCCAACAAAAGAAATGCTATCTTATCTATcaggagaaaaaaaaaatctgtgTACATTGCTTGCTATTAGTTAATATATATTTTCAATCTCATCTAAGAATGTAATGGGGAAAAAAAAACCTTCTCTAGAGTCCTAGATCAACTTTGTGAAATCAAATATATTTATCCACTACTTGCTAGTTTATTTAGGAAGCTAGTTATCCAGTGCTGATTCTTTTAAGTTGTACTAGTAAGCTTGAGGCCAGTTAGGGTTCAATTTTCTTTAAAGAAAAAATGCTTTTGTGCTCATTGTGAAGGACAGATGCTTCGTTGAGTTGCCGTATCCACGTGTATCCATGTGTCAGACACATTTCAATCACCAACACTCCAAACACACACATACAGAGACTCCCTTGGTAAATTCAATCAATTTCATATATTTATCTAAACATGTTTTCCTACCCAATGAAACAAGCAATCAAATTCCAGAGCTTGGAACAGCAAATAAATAATAGAGCTTACGTTTGAGAGCAATACGAGCACGAAGGCGTTTCAAAGCGGAAGCGCGATTCTTGTGCTGAGAGCGATCCTCGGAAGCCTATGCAAAACAAGAACAACACCGAAATTGAGGAATAAACCAAGCAAGACGAGATTTTGAGAAGGGGCAAAAGGGTAAAATGACATACCTGAGCGACGATGCCGGTAGGGAGGTGCTTGAGGCGGACGGCGGTGTCGCGTTTGTTGCGGTGCTGGCCGCCGGGGCCGGAGGTCCTGAAAGTTCCCATTTCGCACTGGCGCATGAGCTCGTCGTCAGTGAGCTCAAGGTAGCGTTTGGAAGCATCTTCGGTGGTGGCATCAACGGTGGTGGAGCACCACAGTCGGTTGTTGATTCTGTTTCTAGTTGCTGTTGTTGTTAACGGTGGTAGCAGTGATTTTGATTGAGAAAGTGGAAGAGAATAAGGTGTTGTTGTTAACGGCGGTAACAGTGATTGTGATTGTGATTGTGATTGAGAAAATGGAAGAGAATAAGAGTGTGAAGCGAAGATTCTAAGAGGAAGAAGGAAAATTGGTTTGCATATGAATAATAACATTCTGTGAGCCATTCGAAGAAGAAGGAGCATTGGTTTCGCTTTATCATTTATATATATGGGGTTACCAACTACCAATGTTTAACTAATTTCTTGAACTTAAATATCCTTTGTCAGTTACTGGTCCGAAAGGGCATCCCATTCTTGACATCAAATTGTTATTTAACCAACTTAGTTAGCTCCCATGCTTTTAAGCAAGTATTAAAAATTGGTTTTGTGAATGTGACCTATTggagcttttttttttctatttaaataaaaaaaatatttaccgatTTAAATAAACGTATAAATATTTACTAAATTATATTTAGAGTCATATCTCGAATACAGTGGGAGAAGTCAAAAATTGAATGTATCTTGGACGCATTGATTCCGTTTTGTGATACGAGACGCGCTGATCATATCACGGGTGCACCCGAGATATGAACAAGAGAGCATCTCGAATACAATGCGTTCGAGATATGTGCATATTCTGACATAGAGCAGTGCATCCGAGATACGTGCAAGAAAAGAAAACAGGGACACTACATCCGAGATATATTCAAGATCCAATGTTATGAAAATATTGTATacttttttaatgaaaattttgTAATATTGTAGATGAAAAATGGTCCCATAACAATTGAATTTAGGTATACAGAAATTATGCTTCATTACACATTAAACACATTTAATAACAATCAGTACATCGGAGTGATAACAGTGGAACAAAAAGACCTAAACGGCTAAACCCCAAATTGTATGCGTCGTCATGGATTCGAGTGCCGCGCATTGGGACACCCACGTCTGGTGTGGCCCTCTCCGCGGCAGAGCCCACATCTCTTCTCCGCATGCTCAATGGCATCTATCTCATTTCAGATCCGAGTGGATACCGGCCTACCCGATGTCTTCCTCCTCATGGCTGAGTTGGGCTTCAGGCATGCACCGTACCATGGAGGTTACATCTTTTCGTCTGGTATCGGCGGAAATTCTCTCTAGTATACCTTGAATACAGAGGCCATCGTGTACACGGGGTCCACAAAATGACCCCACTCAATACTCGCAGCTGCACATGCTGCCAGGGCATGTCGACATGGGTAATGCAATGACTGGAACAGGCCACAATCGCATGTACGCTCAGTCAGACAAACCTGATATGAAGTCTGTGACCAACCGTCTACTGGCTCCATCTCTTCCACGCTAAAAACGGATACCCTACGATCACAATGGGTGACTCGCAACATCGGCAGGTTCTCTCTGTTCTTATCTATGGCTGCCAATAGCCGCTGCGAGTGGATCTGTCCATCCTGTAACTGAGCATGTGCTTCGCGTCCTCTACGCACGAACAACTGTTGCCCGAACAATCGCTGCTACCAGAAGATTCCTCGTTCCCTTCAGCACGGCATTTGTACATTCCAATAGGTTCGTAGTCATGTGACTATACCATCGACCTTCGTCGCAATGTTGCAAccacaattccttcctaaaacgAAGAGCCCAATCCACCATCTCACGGGACAATGTACCTATAGCATCCAAGTACTAGTCGCATCCTTCCTTACTCGGACTGCACGCCGCATTTATTAGGTACCTCTTACCCTCGGTCGACTTGAACCTGAAATTGAAGTTTGAAGCCATGTGCCGGATGCAGTAAGCATGATATGCTGACGGGGAATGCCATCCACTGTGTGGTGCATTAATAGCGGCACGAATGGCCTGTGATTTATCTGATATGATCAAGATTCCTGGTTGTGGAGTAACATGTTGTCttaagtttgaaaagaaaaacgaCTATGACTCCGTTGTCTCAGACTCCACCAGTGAGAAAGCTATAGGAAGAATATTGTTGTTACCATCTTGAGCCACAGCAATCAAAAGCACGCCCTCGTACTTGCTATACAGATGTGTTCCGTCCTCCGATACAAACGGCTTGCAATATTTGAACGCTTCAATACATGGAGAAAATGCCCAGAAAATCTTATCAAACTGACTCCACTATCCGTCAACCATATCCCCGTTATAATAAGGGACATCGTGGCATTCGTGGATCGTATCTGGGAGGCACTCCTGCAAGGCTTGTAAGAGTGTCGGAATCCTATTGTATGACTCTTCCCAGTCGCCAACTCGCCATAGATCTTGGCAATTGCCTTTTCCTTTGCCATTCACACCTTCCGATATGAGGGCTTAAAATGGTAACTTTGATGGACAGCACTTTGCAA carries:
- the LOC107644673 gene encoding uncharacterized protein LOC107644673 isoform X2; the encoded protein is MLLLLRMAHRMLLFICKPIFLLPLRIFASHSYSLPFSQSQSQSQSLLPPLTTTPYSLPLSQSKSLLPPLTTTATRNRINNRLWCSTTVDATTEDASKRYLELTDDELMRQCEMGTFRTSGPGGQHRNKRDTAVRLKHLPTGIVAQASEDRSQHKNRASALKRLRARIALKLRKTVDLEAYSPPRELLQILPPKSSIRGSDCGPQIGPNNPKFLLGMQALLDLIFAVEGSVSDAAKYLGLSTGALSRLILSDDSLRMEVNELRASKGMKPLK
- the LOC107644673 gene encoding uncharacterized protein LOC107644673 isoform X1 — its product is MLLLLRMAHRMLLFICKPIFLLPLRIFASHSYSLPFSQSQSQSQSLLPPLTTTPYSLPLSQSKSLLPPLTTTATRNRINNRLWCSTTVDATTEDASKRYLELTDDELMRQCEMGTFRTSGPGGQHRNKRDTAVRLKHLPTGIVAQASEDRSQHKNRASALKRLRARIALKLRKTVDLEAYSPPRELLQILPPKSSIRGSDCGPQIGPNNPKFLLGMQALLDLIFAVEGSVSDAAKYLGLSTGALSRLILSDDSLRMEVNELRASKMSQFVSWIHISTEGNSLSP